A stretch of the Perca flavescens isolate YP-PL-M2 chromosome 3, PFLA_1.0, whole genome shotgun sequence genome encodes the following:
- the triap1 gene encoding TP53-regulated inhibitor of apoptosis 1 gives MNSVGEACTDLKREYDQCFNRWFAEKFLKGDRSGDPCTETFRKYQRCVQKAIKEKDIPIDGVEFMGPNKDKPES, from the coding sequence ATGAACAGCGTCGGGGAAGCATGCACGGACCTGAAGCGCGAGTACGACCAGTGCTTCAACCGCTGGTTCGCCGAGAAGTTCCTGAAGGGGGACCGGAGCGGCGACCCGTGCACCGAGACCTTCCGGAAGTACCAGCGGTGCGTGCAGAAGGCCATCAAGGAGAAGGACATCCCGATCGACGGAGTGGAGTTCATGGGCCCCAACAAGGACAAGCCCGAGAGCTGA